In a genomic window of Ipomoea triloba cultivar NCNSP0323 chromosome 3, ASM357664v1:
- the LOC116013109 gene encoding uncharacterized protein LOC116013109, translated as MSSIAKREFTELAIDGSNYLTWALDVEMHLTSKDLKQTIADESQSTDAQKAQALIFLRHHLNNDLKNEYLIEKDPHALWKSLKDRFDQQLSIVLPQAQFDWLNLRFQDYKSVIEYNSALHKIVSQLKLCKHEVSESDLIEKTLSTFHASNLVLQQQYRAKNYDKHSELISALLVAEKHNQLLMKNHNARPVGSAPVPEAHNIAKGWKNRRGRGKGRGGRHGRGNRRGMERIGFVPEGQSSYNRGNRRGTERIILTQGNQNSSKKNSGHK; from the coding sequence ATGTCTTCAATTGCCAAACGTGAATTTACTGAGCTTGCCATTGACGGTAGCAACTATTTGACTTGGGCCTTAGATGTTGAAATGCATTTGACATCAAAGGACTTAAAGCAAACTATTGCTGATGAGTCACAAAGCACTGATGCCCAGAAGGCACAAGCTCTTATTTTCCTACGCCACCATTTGAATAACGAtcttaaaaatgagtatttgattGAAAAAGACCCACATGCATTATGGAAGTCCCTGAAGGACCGATTTGACCAACAACTATCAATTGTCCTCCCTCAGGCACAATTTGACTGGCTGAATCTGAGGTTTCAAGATTACAAATCTGTAATTGAATATAATTCAGCCCTGCACAAAATTGTATCACAGCTGAAGCTCTGCAAACATGAAGTTTCAGAGTctgatttaattgaaaagacttTGTCTACTTTTCATGCGAGTAACCTTGTACTCCAGCAGCAGTACAGGGCTAAGAATTATGACAAACACTCTGAACTAATTTCAGCACTTCTTGTGGCTGAAAAACATAATCAGTTGTTGATGAAAAATCATAATGCACGACCAGTTGGCTCTGCACCTGTGCCTGAAGCACATAATATTGCCAAAGGGTGGAAAAATAGAAGAGGTCGTGGTAAGGGTCGTGGTGGTAGACACGGTCGCGGTAACCGTAGAGGTATGGAACGTATTGGTTTTGTCCCGGAAGGTCAAAGCTCATACAATCGCGGTAACCGT